From a region of the Lactuca sativa cultivar Salinas chromosome 4, Lsat_Salinas_v11, whole genome shotgun sequence genome:
- the LOC128133888 gene encoding uncharacterized protein LOC128133888, whose translation MEQNLPVLAKKVWNLVRVVYFMLRKGIFKRKLLLDLNMMIRRGKIAGKALQNLMFHHYHINREAFTAKHRSHHLSFPSPPPGEYEFSCSNSPAPTTHHPFSLFSLHKKHHSNSKPSKDHLDMMAVNAVLKAMEMIHSDNSSPALPGFGSTPMVRQLRVTDSPFPLSSVDQDNKVDVAAEEFISRFYNDLRLQKAKASSFGSS comes from the coding sequence ATGGAACAAAATCTACCGGTTTTAGCTAAGAAAGTTTGGAACTTAGTTCGTGTGGTTTACTTCATGCTGCGAAAAGGCATATTCAAGAGAAAGTTGTTGCTGGACCTCAACATGATGATAAGGCGTGGCAAGATCGCCGGAAAAGCCTTACAGAACCTGATGTTCCACCACTACCACATCAACCGGGAGGCTTTCACCGCCAAACACCGCTCCCACCACCTCTCTTTCCCTTCACCTCCGCCCGGTGAATATGAGTTCAGCTGCAGCAACAGCCCTGCGCCCACTACTCACCACCCTTTCTCTCTATTTTCACTCCACAAGAAACATCACTCCAACAGCAAACCATCGAAGGATCATCTTGATATGATGGCTGTTAACGCTGTGCTTAAAGCCATGGAGATGATTCACAGCGACAATTCCTCACCGGCGCTTCCAGGCTTTGGGAGTACTCCGATGGTTAGGCAGCTGAGGGTAACCGACTCTCCGTTTCCGTTGAGTAGTGTCGACCAAGACAACAAAGTGGATGTGGCGGCGGAGGAGTTCATTAGCCGCTTCTATAATGACTTGAGGCTGCAGAAAGCAAAGGCGTCATCGTTTGGGTCATCGTGA